Proteins from a single region of Trichoderma asperellum chromosome 3, complete sequence:
- a CDS encoding uncharacterized protein (EggNog:ENOG41) has protein sequence MGWLPSIFGGDAPNPLGKLDPKLREFLEKESPVKYIPNQAPTSTQRQDAPAAVEPKAGPAAVPAASLYQDGRYAHLWKNYRPLAEVEEETSTDHDKLMAVLEGYKERKAAIARAGLENCAPQQEEWINCMKNGSWEDQLQMCRHQVRRFERCYTMQSRFLRALGYGSVAGRPAEVDEDIQLHADALFQRMLQHEAEVEKAKENGTLIPTFDPSIPKTTATPATAVKPSEELQKQWKEKLDQLPEDERAAEEAALRADLQAKADVARNVKKIWDAKREEREVRRAEGQATFSDTIASLFSRGK, from the exons ATGGGCTGGCTACCttccatctttggcggcgaCGCTCCTAATCCGCTCGGCAAGCTCGATCCCAAGCTCCGGGAGTTTCTCGAAAAAGAGTCGCCAGTAAAATACATCCCCAACCAGGCCCCGACATCAACGCAGCGCCAGGATGCACCAGCCGCGGTAGAGCCAAAGGCTGGCCCGGCTGCAGTTCCGGCTGCGAGCCTGTATCAAGACGGACGATATGCGCATCTGTGGAAGAACTACAGACCGCTGGCAGAGGTCGAGGAAGAGACATCAACCGACCACGATAAGCTGATGGCCGTGTTGGAGGGGTACAAGGAGCGCAAGGCTGCAATCGCTAGGGCTGGACTCGAGAACTGTGCgccgcagcaagaagaatggATCAACTGCATGAAAAACGGCAGCTGGGAAGATCAACTCCAGATGTGTAGGCATCAAGTACGGCGTTTTGAGAGATGCTACACTATGCAATCC AGATTTCTAAGGGCGCTGGGTTATGGATCAGTAGCAGGGCGACCAGCCGAGGTGGACGAAGATATCCAACTCCACGCCGATGCGCTGTTCCAAAGGATGCTCCAGCACGAAGCCGAGGTCGAAAAGGCCAAAGAAAACGGCACCCTCATCCCAACATTCGACCCTTCAATCCCCAAAACAACAGCCACTCCCGCGACTGCCGTCAAGCCCTCCGAAGAGCTTCAGAAACAGTGGAAAGAGAAGCTGGACCAGCTACCCGAAGACGagagagcagcagaagaggccGCCCTTCGAGCAGACTTGCAAGCCAAAGCAGATGTTGCGCGAAACGTCAAGAAGATCTGGGACgccaagagagaggagagagaggtgcGACGAGCGGAAGGTCAAGCAACGTTCTCAGATACGATTGCTTCGCTCTTCAGCAGGGGTAAATGA
- the RPS11A gene encoding ribosomal 40S subunit protein S11A (BUSCO:EOG092D4CWI), giving the protein MATELTVQSERAFQKQPHIFLNSKTKTKSTRPGKGGRRWYKDVGLGFRTPKTAIEGSYIDKKCPFTGTVSIRGRILTGTVVSTKMHRTVIIRREYLHFIPKYSRYEKRHKNLAAHVSPAFRVEEGDQVTVGQCRPLSKTIRFNVLRVLPRTGKAVKKFSKF; this is encoded by the exons AT GGCGACCGAGTTGACCGTCCAGTCGGAGCGTGCTTTCCAGAAGCAGCCTCACATCTTCTTGAActccaagaccaagaccaagagcACCAGACCGGGCAAGGGTGGACGACGATGGTACAAGGACGTTGGTCTGGGTTTCCGTACCCCCAAGACTGCCATTGAGGGCAGCTACATCG ACAAGAAGTGCCCCTTCACCGGCACCGTCTCCATCCGTGGCCGTATCCTGACCGGCACCGTCGTTTCCACCAAGATGCACCGAACCGTCATTATCCGAAGAGAGTACCTCCACTTCATCCCCAAGTACTCTCGTTACGAGAAGCGACACAAGAACCTCGCCGCCCACGTCTCTCCCGCTTTCCGTGTTGAGGAGGGTGACCAGGTTACCGTTGGCCAGTGCAGACCCCTTAGCAAGACT ATCCGCTTCAACGTTCTGCGTGTGCTGCCCCGAACTGGCAAGGCAGTCAAGAAGTTCTCCAAGTTCTAA
- a CDS encoding uncharacterized protein (BUSCO:EOG092D3GR4) codes for MSAPGEATLPATRRSRKSIGVHTELSRKENATIDVGGSLAASRKSRSKSIGPGGLDALRQGNGNRRASLAVPTKLPRSILKPSISPLPEIPPLKSQASRKSIGASTFSIPEDELSGSRVALKTEEEQQAAAKEREERERRDARRKSLANRRVSFAAEATLHTFHEVEYMQNRNAAESRRKSGSGFNPRNADAQFSAEDQNAKGRRSSLAAQNNAQSQDNTATSIIYSSDSEPADAVEEIGTDEEEEIEDENSNSDSDDGTMMSLETEDVTGTTVASSRSIEDIEDESTLDEALRFAARLAATQQLGEDSDNGEEIIPSFGWVKKTNQQPSTSASQSKVASKSPINRLSIGRDEDGTEMDMDMDITQAVGKIIKPSATEEADVEPEQDVSMDVTRAFGGVLSNNKENGAPSGSGEMDDGAMEDATMELTTAVGGIRYPQLPDIDTDDDDGNEDMSMELTSVMGGLLARHQKETEVARRQTLNQTSKIDADDATMDITVGFGNILSNAHNSVANNKEGQAEGDDETTGMDLTTAIGGIIKNTSRAFRKSFFGRKTDEPENSPRPMPTIESQAPAEQSTPVQKPSARLFESPGAELQAAHEGGLFQHATPQAQKEQSLINLSTTPATPNLSTTPKLSKTPNFSTTPKSATPKSSKTPRQATSSGKTQTPTSQSRVLRSSSRNSTSQRASRTPSPVKSTPKSATKSTPKSAAKSTPKSATQSTPKNAAKSTPQNSSSTPRRLSGVGADRTGLGSPQVAAIFDRRESLSDSASIFVPGKRTVAFNEPEVLAPANDESDEGSQSRLGRPEPQTDRDATLNLREMIDSMSPKRNPLRGRKSLHIGSARGLLGKRPIESDDEADAEENDGVKRLKGREGSPVKNVKLQLPPSKEETTGRLRRSTRLSFDFAGRTSQSAFSSPIKGVKFLGAVKENQTVHDVQIHQPPMETVEEGQMHLQDFLDLTSIRFMELTTTKRRHTIAPRTSQSGILPDGEDDRSLERCVVAGACTVPMLELYQHSCRELKKYISEGRRIVKEIETETFEDNPPLFQEYMSATPDVKALMDNQFKNVRTHSRHLSKAMWYEWRMKLQEGLREGLVSISGGMNDDVKIIEEQEALLKSVMPNLVGRYESLLEESNNLEEAARELADCDPAELQAAREELVSLDEDIAQKKKLIARLRQEFEASEADVEELTARKTQCLAEIQESEKIREECRGWTSTEVNILKARVEALEKEHGWAVTGISGPTLSMTYKREIELVVDITSFQPQQPSSRIDLWYIADSREVNPQPKTAEKEFLLQCIRDHIRTISQSGTKLSHILKIVQAAWDKSNWISQEVGRINVTFPTKVTKTSDSSIAVTSSLLLAPLETRVEVAFKLKGSSGPEGVDVNVSTDAKVVYGEQFNVGKVGEFLATRIGKSVGAGGEQWSNVVVELYDKLIARGKKQ; via the exons atgTCGGCGCCCGGCGAGGCCACTTTGCCGGCCACGCGCCGTTCCAGAAAGTCCATTGGCGTACACACAGAGCTGTCACGGAAAGAAAATGCCACAATTGATGTTGGCGGCTCGTTGGCGGCCAGTCGCAAGTCACGAAGCAAGAGTATAGGCCCAGGGGGGCTGGATGCGCTCAGACAAGGAAATGGCAACAGGCGCGCG TCTCTCGCTGTGCCAACCAAACTACCTCGCTCGATTCTGAAACCTTCCATCTCTCCTTTGCCAGAGATTCCACCGTTGAAATCGCAAGCTTCAAGGAAATCAATAGGCGCATCGACTTTTAGCATACCGGAAGATGAATTAAGCGGATCGAGAGTAGCCTTGAAGACAGAAGAGGAACAACAGGCCGCGGCGAAGGAGCGAGAGGAACGAGAGAGGCGAGACGCCCGTCGAAAATCGCTAGCCAATCGCAGAGTTTCATTTGCTGCTGAAGCAACATTGCACACCTTCCACGAGGTAGAATATATGCAAAATCGAAATGCGGCAGAATCAAGAAGGAAATCAGGCTCGGGATTCAACCCTCGAAATGCCGACGCCCAATTCTCAGCCGAAGACCAGAATGCCAAGGGGAGGAGAAGTTCCCTTGCCGCACAGAATAACGCCCAAAGCCAAGATAACACCGCCACGTCAATTATATACAGTTCAGATTCTGAGCCTGCAGATGCGGTGGAAGAAATTGGGaccgacgaggaggaagaaatcgAAGATGAAAATTCCAACAGCGATTCTGATGACGGCACAATGATGAGCCTTGAAACAGAAGATGTTACTGGGACCACTGTAGCATCTAGTCGATCTATAGAGGACATCGAGGATGAATCCACGCTAGACGAAGCTCTTCGCTTTGCTGCCCGACTTGCGGCCACTCAGCAACTGGGGGAAGATTCCGACAACGGCGAAGAGATCATACCCTCGTTTGGCTGGGTGAAAAAGACAAACCAGCAGCCCTCGACCTCTGCTAGTCAAAGTAAAGTGGCCTCGAAATCTCCTATAAATCGGCTCAGTATTGGCAGAGATGAAGACGGCACAGAGAtggacatggacatggacaTAACTCAAGCAGTGggaaaaattattaagccaTCCGCCACGGAAGAGGCTGATGTCGAACCGGAGCAAGACGTATCAATGGACGTGACTCGTGCTTTTGGCGGCGTTCTCTCTAATAACAAAGAGAATGGTGCACCTTCTGGTTCTGGCGAGATGGACGATGGTGCTATGGAAGATGCTACAATGGAACTCACCACTGCTGTGGGGGGCATCCGCTATCCCCAGCTACCAGACATCGACaccgacgatgatgatggaaacGAAGATATGTCGATGGAACTGACTAGCGTTATGGGAGGCCTATTAGCACGCCACCAAAAGGAGACTGAGGTTGCTCGTCGCCAAACATTGAACCAAACGTCGAAAAtagatgcagatgatgccACAATGGACATAACTGTCGGCTTTGGAAATATCCTTTCTAATGCTCACAACAGTGTGGCCAACAATAAAGAGGGCCAAGCcgagggcgatgatgagaCAACTGGCATGGACTTGACGACGGCCATTGGTGGAATTATCAAAAATACATCTAGAGCCTTCCGAAAGAGTTTTTTTGGAAGGAAAACCGATGAACCAGAGAACTCCCCACGGCCAATGCCAACAATCGAATCACAGGCTCCTGCTGAGCAAAGCACCCCCGTTCAAAAACCATCGGCGAGACTATTTGAATCTCCTGGTGCTGAACTGCAGGCTGCTCACGAAGGTGGCCTGTTCCAGCACGCTACTCCACAAGCACAAAAGGAGCAGTCCTTGATCAATTTATCAACAACTCCGGCGACACCTAATCTGTCAACCACGCCAAAATTATCCAAAACACCCAACTTTTCAACAACGCCCAAGTCTGCGACACCCAAATCCTCAAAAACACCGCGACAAGCTACATCATCTGGAAAAACACAGACACCCACATCACAGAGCCGGGTTCTTCGATCATCATCTAGAAATTCTACATCGCAGAGGGCAAGCCGAACACCATCGCCTGTAAAATCAACCCCAAAGAGCGCTACGAAATCGACTCCAAAGAGCGCTGCGAAATCAACTCCAAAGAGTGCTACGCAATCAACTCCAAAGAACGCTGCAAAATCAACTCCACAGAACAGCAGCTCTACCCCTCGGCGACTTTCTGGCGTTGGTGCAGATCGAACTGGTCTAGGATCACCTCAAGTAGCAGCTATTTTTGATCGTCGGGAGTCTCTGAGCGATTCAGCAAGCATATTCGTTCCTGGAAAACGCACCGTTGCCTTTAACGAGCCCGAGGTCTTGGCACCAGCGAATGATGAAAGTGATGAAGGAAGTCAGTCAAGACTTGGTCGGCCTGAACCGCAAACGGATAGAGATGCTACACTCAACCTTAGAGAGATGATTGATAGTATGAGCCCCAAGCGAAATCCGCTGAGAGGTCGGAAGAGTCTCCACATTGGCAGTGCCAGGGGTCTTTTGGGCAAGCGGCCGATTGAATCGgatgatgaagcagatgctgAAGAGAACGATGGTGTAAAGAGATTGAAGGGGCGTGAGGGCAGTCCTGTGAAGAATGTGAAACTTCAACTACCACCAtcaaaagaagagacaacCGGAAGACTCAGGAGGTCAACTCGACTAAGCTTTGACTTTGCCGGGAGGACATCGCAATCGGCTTTTTCGTCCCCGATAAAGGGTGTCAAGTTCCTCGGAGCGGTAAAAGAAAACCAGACGGTTCACGATGTTCAAATTCATCAGCCACCCATGGAGACAGTTGAGGAAGGCCAGATGCACCTTCAGGATTTCTTAGACTTAACCTCAATTCGCTTCATGGAGCTTACCACGACGAAACGGCGCCACACAATTGCTCCAAGAACTTCTCAAAGCGGCATTTTGcccgatggagaagatgatcGATCCCTGGAGCGGTGTGTCGTAGCTGGTGCTTGTACTGTACCAATGCTGGAATTATATCAGCATTCTTGCCgagagctgaagaagtaTATCTCCGAGGGGCGAAGAATAGTGAAAGAGATTGAAACCGAAACTTTTGAAGACAACCCCCCGCTATTCCAGGAGTACATGTCTGCAACCCCTGACGTTAAGGCATTGATGGACAATCAGTTTAAAAACGTTCGGACTCATTCGCGTCACCTTAGCAAAGCGATGTGGTATGAATGGAGGATGAAGCTTCAGGAGGGACTGAGAGAGGGCCTCGTCAGCATTTCTGGTGGCATGAATGATGATGTCAAAATAatagaagagcaagaggccCTTCTAAAGTCCGTGATGCCCAACCTCGTGGGTCGGTATGAATCATTACTAGAAGAAAGCAACAACCTCGAGGAAGCTGCCAGAGAACTGGCCGACTGTGATCCCGCCGAGCTCCAGGCCGCTCGAGAAGAGTTGGTCAGTCTAGACGAAGATATTgctcagaagaagaagcttattGCCAGACTTCGGCAAGAGTTTGAGGCTTCAGAGGCCGATGTGGAAGAGTTGACGGCTCGGAAAACGCAGTGTCTTGCAGAAATCCAGGAATCTGAAAAAATTAGAGAAGAGTGCCGTGGCTGGACTAGCACTGAGGTTAACATTCTTAAAG CTCGAGTAGAGGCTCTCGAAAAGGAGCACGGTTGGGCTGTAACAGGAATCTCGGGACCGACGCTCTCTATGACATATAAACGAGAGATTGAACTCGTCGTCGATATCACATCGTtccagccacagcagccaagTTCACGCATAGACTTGTGGTATATTGCCGACAGTCGTGAGGTAAATCCTCAACCGAAGACAGCCGAAAAGGAATTCCTTCTGCAATGTATCCGTGATCACATTCGAACGATTTCCCAAAGTGGCACAAAGCTGTCTCATATCCTCAAAATAGTGCAAGCTGCATGGGACAAGTCAAATTGGATTTCTCAAGAAGTTGGACGCATCAATGTAACGTTTCCAACAAAAGTTACCAAGACATCCGACTCTAGTATTGCTGTTACTAGTTCCCTTCTTCTAGCGCCTCTGGAAACCCGAGTCGAGGTGGCATTCAAGCTTAAAGGGTCTAGCGGGCCAGAAGGGGTGGATGTGAACGTTTCGACGGACGCCAAAGTTGTATATGGAGAACAGTTCAATGTGGGTAAAGTGGGAGAATTTTTGGCTACCAGGATTGGAAAAAGTGTCGGAGCTGGGGGTGAGCAGTGGAGTAATGTAGTGGTTGAGTTATATGATAAGCTCATTGCTCGGGGGAAGAAGCAGTAG
- the SYM1 gene encoding Protein required for ethanol metabolism (TransMembrane:4 (i12-35o55-75i96-114o134-152i)) translates to MSAFIRWYNGRLAARPLLTQGVTTAVLFATGDLTAQQLVEKKGLKNHDVARTSRMALYGGCVFGPVATTWLGFLARRVTFRNARVETLARVAADQTLFAPVMIGVFLGSMATMEGKSPKERLDTTWWPALKANWMLWPFVQFVNFTFLPLQYRLLFANVISIGWNSYLSWVNSQGNNKDHELIAAPAT, encoded by the exons ATGTCAGCATTCATTAGATG GTACAATGGAAGGCTCGCAGCCCGTCCTCTGCTCACGCAGGGCGTGACGACTGCCGTTCTCTTTGCAACTGGTGACCTCACCGCTCAGCAGCTCGTCGAGAAGAAGGGCCTGAAGAACCACGATGTCGCTCGAACAAGCCGTATGGCGCTCTACGGTGGAt GTGTTTTTGGGCCTGTTGCAACCACCTGGCTGGGCTTCCTGGCCCGTCGCGTCACTTTCAGAAATGCCCGTGTTGAGACGTTGGCGCGTGTGGCGGCCGACCAGACGCTTTTTGCTCCCGTCATGATTGGAGTCTTCCTTGGCAGCATGGCCACCATGGAGGGGAAGAGCCCCAAGGAGCGCCTCGACACCACTTGGTGGCCGGCTCTCAAGGCCAACTGGATGCTGTGGCCGTTTGTTCAGTTTGTCAACTTCACCTTCTTGCCCCTGCAGTACCGTCTCCTGTTTGCCAATGTCATCTCCATTGGCTGGAACAGCTACCTCAGCTGGGTGAACAGCCAGGGCAACAACAAGGACCACGAGTTGATCGCTGCCCCCGCCACCTGA
- a CDS encoding mitochondrial 37S ribosomal protein mS38 (EggNog:ENOG41), which produces MLPLSVRRAVASAPQGALAASAPKVAASSFILNRPQRRFSSSKPSRSDEPNGIAARQSVPASTSSRGEGKGSRKRKPKESTDRDAAFKKLPSVPSTHHMSQEALSLSSFFSLHRPISITQTMPRSVTDEHFATIFAPRTKSNKIRDTVSTLSDTIDQLEGPMAQVTIGGQDQGSDGMQRVDVKNPDGTESSIYLQVDTMSGEFLPFRPPPLPEVQQSAEADGIVAEAETLEDSHHRVYKAMFTIEESTEPDGQIRIIAHSPRIIQDGQPRSFLERLALRQLRFDQTRGNRDLYAISVKRQRKLKMKKKKYKKLMKKTRNLRRKLDRT; this is translated from the exons ATGTTGCCTCTGTCGGTGCGGCGTGCGGTGGCCTCTGCTCCCCAAGGGGCACTCGCCGCGTCGGCTCCCAAGGTGGCAGCCTCGAGCTTCATTTTGAACCGCCCCCAACGGCGATTCTCCTCGTCAAAACCCTCAAGATCCGACGAGCCCAACGGAATCGCAGCTCGTCAGTCGGtaccagcatcaacatcgtCTCGCGGAGAGGGCAAGGGCAGCAGAAAACGAAAGCCCAAGGAATCGACCGACCGAGATGCGGCCTTCAAGAAACTACCTAGCGTTCCCAGCACTCACCACATGTCTCAAGAAG ccttgagcttgtctagcttcttctcgctccACCGTCCTATTTCCATCACACAGACCATGCCCAGGAGTGTTACAGACGAGCACTTTGCGACTATCTTTGCCCCTCGAACAAAATCGAACAAGATACGAGACACTGTATCTACGCTTTCTGATACCATTGACCAGCTGGAAGGTCCCATGGCTCAGGTGACAATAGGCGGCCAAGACCAAGGTAGCGACGGTATGCAGAGAGTTGATGTGAAGAACCCTGATGGTACTGAGTCGAGCATCTACCTGCAAGTCGACACCATGTCTGGAGAATTCTTGCCTTTCCGCCCACCTCCGCTACCCGAAGTACAGCAAAGCGCTGAAGCTGATGGAATTGTTGCTGAGGCTGAGACTTTGGAAGATTCTCACCACAGGGTGTACAAGGCCATGTTCACCATTGAGGAGTCAACAGAGCCCGACGGTCAGATCAGGATCATTGCCCACAGCCCGCGAATTATCCAGGATGGTCAGCCCCGGAGCTTTTTGGAGCGCCTGGCTCTCCGCCAACTGCGATTTGACCAGACCCGTGGCAACCGTGACCTCTATGCTATTAGCGTCAAGAGACAACGAAAGCttaagatgaagaagaagaagtataagaagttgatgaagaagacaagaaaCCTGCGCCGCAAGCTGGATCGTACTTGA
- a CDS encoding uncharacterized protein (BUSCO:EOG092D0951), with protein MQRKQVDERIGALIRNGLQEKKRSFFVVVGDQAKDVIVRLHYIMSMVDIKQNKSVLWAYKKKLLGFTSHRKKREDKIKKEIRRGIREANSEDPFELFVSLHNIRYTYYKETDKILGNTYGMCILQDFEAITPNILARTIETVEGGGLVIMLLKGMNSLRQLYNLSMDAHSKYRTEAHDDVVARFNERFLLSLGGCDSCLVIDDELNVLPISGGKNVRALPPPEADQVKTPQMLELESIKDENREQQPVGSLISLAKTVDQAKALLTFTDAIAEKTLRSTVTLTAARGRGKSAAMGVAVAAAVAYGYSNIFITSPSPENLKTLFEFVFKGFDALGYADHADYSIIQSTNPDFNKAIVRVNIHRQHRQTIQYIRPQDAHVLGQAELVVIDEAAAIPLPLVKKLMGPYLVFMASTINGYEGTGRSLSLKLIKQLREQSRQAATDDATQVADRSTGRVSKTEEFQASRKLREITLAEPIRYTQGDSVEKWLNKLLCLDATLPKSKANVNGCPDPSQCELLNVNRDTLFSFHPIPEAFLQQMVALYVASHYKNSPDDLQLMSDAPAHQLFVLTAPTSENSGRLPEPLCVIQVALEGKISRQSVINSLSRGERPHGDLIPWLVSQQFQDEEFASLSGARIVRIATNPEYMSMGYGKRAMELLVDYYEGRFANLSEDEDQAMDDKPTRATDAELAKESLLEEKIGVRDDKHMAPLFAKLWEKKPERLDYIGVSYGMTKELHKFWKRSAFSPVYLRQTANDLTGEHTCVMLRPLERSGDKTWLGAFSRDFQKRFLSLLSYQFRTFSAITALSIDESANVGAQLDSIALSPLTKDELDRLMSPFDLKRLESYANNMLDYHVILDLMPTIANLYFTGKLKNGVNLSGVQRSILLAIGLQRKDVDEIAQELNTPSSQLLAMFIKILRKFTTHLGTLVTAAADAELPRAENIGVSRENASGAHDDENVDDRFVPLDTALDDELEEGGDEALRALRQKQKEMIDSLPLDQYEIEGDAPAWEEAERQVKSAAKDGKSNVVVSVKSAKQKRKAAGATTAAEVYEEEFGENSRKKTKKGKKGK; from the exons ATGCAGCGCAAGCAGGT AGACGAGCGCATTGGCGCGCTCATTCGAAATGGGctccaggagaagaagcgaagctTTTTCGTTGTGGTTGGAGACCAAGCCAAGGATGTGATTGTCCGACTTCATTATATCATGTCCATGGTGGATATCAAGCAGAACAAATCTGTCTTGTGGGcatacaagaagaagctgctgggaTTCACAAG TCACCgaaagaagcgagaagataaaatcaagaaagaaatcAGACGCGGCATTCGAGAAGCGAACTCCGAGGACCCATTCGAGCTCTTCGTTTCCCTGCACAACATCCGCTACACCTACTACAAAGAGACGGATAAGATCTTGGGTAACACATATGGCATGTGCATTCTGCAAGATTTCGAGGCTATTACGCCAAATATTCTGGCCCGCACGATCGAAACCGTTGAAGGTGGTGGCCTGGTGATTATGCTGCTCAAGGGAATGAACAGTTTGCGACAGCTGTACAACTTGTCCATGGATGCCCACTCAAAGTACCGAACGGAGGCCCATGACGACGTTGTGGCAAGATTCAACGAGCGTTTCTTATTGTCCCTGGGAGGCTGCGACTCCTGCTTGGTTATCGACGACGAGCTGAACGTCCTCCCCATCTCAGGCGGCAAGAACGTGAGAGCTCTACCACCTCCGGAAGCAGACCAGGTCAAGACTCCGcagatgctggagctggaatcTATAAAAGATGAGAACCGCGAGCAGCAACCAGTCGGATCTCTCATCAGCCTTGCAAAAACGGTTGACCAGGCAAAGGCTCTGTTGACCTTTACCGATGCAATTGCCGAAAAGACGTTGCGAAGCACAGTTACTTTGACAGCCGCCAGAGGACGAGGAAAATCCGCTGCTATGGGAGTTGCcgtagctgctgctgtggcttATGGATACAGCAATATCTTCATCACGTCTCCCTCTCCAGAGAACTTGAAAACACTATTTGAATTTGTTTTCAAGGGCTTCGATGCTCTCGGCTATGCTGATCACGCGGACTATTCTATCATCCAGAGTACCAACCCAGATTTCAATAAGGCTATTGTCCGTGTGAACATCCACCGACAACACAGGCAGACGATTCAGTACATCCGCCCTCAGGATGCTCATGTGCTTGGACAGGCCGAATTGGTTGTTAttgatgaagctgccgcAATTCCTTTGCCTCTTGTCAAGAAGCTGATGGGGCCTTACTTGGTCTTCATGGCGTCCACTATCAACGGATACGAGGGTACTGGCCGCTCGCTGTCGCTGAAACTCATCAAGCAGCTTCGAGAACAGTCTCGACAGGCCGCAACAGACGATGCCACTCAAGTCGCCGACCGATCCACTGGACGTGTTTCAAAGACTGAGGAATTCCAGGCCAGTCGAAAACTACGTGAAATCACCCTGGCAGAGCCAATCAGATATACCCAGGGCGATTCAGTTGAAAAGTGGCTGAACaagcttctctgccttgaCGCAACTCTGCCTAAGTCAAAGGCGAATGTTAACGGCTGCCCAGACCCGTCTCAGTGCGAGCTCCTCAATGTCAACCGTGATACACTGTTCTCATTCCATCCCATTCCTGAGGCATTCTTACAACAAATGGTAGCGCTTTACGTCGCCAGTCACTATAAGAATTCTCCGGATGACCTCCAGCTTATGAGCGATGCACCGGCACACCAACTATTCGTTCTCACTGCTCCCACATCCGAAAATAGCGGCAGACTGCCCGAACCCCTGTGTGTTATCCAGGTTGCCTTGGAAGGAAAGATTTCCCGACAAAGCGTGATTAACAGCTTGAGCCGAGGAGAGAGACCGCATGGTGATTTAATTCCCTGGCTTGTCAGCCAGCAATTCCAGGACGAGGAGTTTGCCTCCCTCTCTGGTGCCAGAATTGTTCGCATTGCAACCAACCCGGAGTATATGTCCATGGGATACGGAAAGCGAGCAATGGAACTTCTTGTCGACTACTATGAAGGCCGATTTGCCAACCTCTCAGAGGATGAGGACCAAGCCATGGACGACAAGCCTACTCGGGCGACTGACGCTGAGCTGGCTAAGGAATCCCTTCTGGAAGAGAAAATAGGAGTCAGAGATGATAAGCACATGGCTCCTCTCTTCGCAAAGctgtgggagaagaagccagaGCGACTTGACTACATTGGTGTCAGCTATGGCATGACTAAGGAGCTACACAAATTCTGGAAGCGCTCGGCTTTCTCGCCTGTATACCTCCGACAGACTGCTAATGATCTGACGGGTGAGCATACTTGCGTTATGCTCAGACCTCTTGAAAGGAGTGGTGATAAGACATGGCTGGGTGCATTCTCAAGAGATTTCCAGAAGAGATTCCTGTCCTTATTATCTTACCAATTCCGAACCTTTTCTGCCATCACCGCGCTAAGCATTGACGAATCGGCCAATGTCGGTGCACAGCTCGATAGCATAGCCCTTTCTCCTCTAACAAAGGATGAGCTGGACAGGTTGATGTCGCCCTTTGATTTGAAGCGACTGGAATCGTATGCGAACAACATGCTTGATTATCACGTTATCCTGGATCTTATGCCCACTATTGCGAATCTGTATTTCACTGGTAAGCTTAAGAATGGTGTCAACCTGTCGGGAGTGCAGCGATCCATTCTTCTCGCTATCGGATTGCAGCGCAAGGATGTCGATGAGATTGCCCAAGAACTCAACACTCCCTCTTCACAGCTTCTTGCCATGTTCATTAAGATTCTTCGCAAGTTCACTACGCATCTCGGAACACTGGTTACAGCAGCCGCCGATGCGGAACTCCCCAGAGCCGAAAACATTGGTGTCAGTCGAGAGAATGCCAGCGGTGCCCATGACGATGAGAATGTGGATGACCGATTCGTGCCCCTTGATACTGCACTAGATGATGAACTGGAGGAGGGCGGTGACGAGGCCCTGAGGGCTCTTAGACAAaagcagaaggagatgattgattctctgcctcttgaTCA GTATGAAATTGAGGGCGATGCGCCAGCCTGGGAAGAGGCGGAAAGACAAGTGAAGAGCGCCGCAAAGGACGGCAAATCCAACGTTGTAGTCAGCGTCAAGTCggccaagcagaagagaaaggcggcAGGGGCCACAACAGCAGCCGAAGTTTACGAAGAGGAGTTTGGCGAAAACTCCCggaagaagaccaagaaggggaagaagggtAAATAA